One region of Candidatus Hydrogenedentota bacterium genomic DNA includes:
- a CDS encoding RloB family protein: MSSNRGRTESRRGYDQRRVNTRPLRTRFLIVCEGEKTEPGYFKSFRVSKAVVDIRGLGYNTRSLVEKTIEISNTGQYDQVWCVMDKDSFSDEIFNAALQLAKNNDIQVAYSNEAFELWYLLHFHYYNTGITRQQYIDKLDGLLGSPYRKNRPDMYDLLTTLQRDAIRNAENLLATYVPSQPARDNPSTTVHLLVQELNKHSV; the protein is encoded by the coding sequence ATGTCAAGCAATCGCGGGAGAACCGAGAGTCGACGCGGGTATGACCAGCGGCGGGTGAATACTCGCCCGCTGCGGACGCGCTTCTTAATCGTCTGCGAGGGAGAGAAGACCGAACCCGGCTATTTCAAGAGCTTCCGGGTCTCGAAAGCGGTAGTTGATATTCGTGGACTTGGCTACAACACTCGCAGTTTGGTTGAGAAGACAATCGAGATCAGCAATACAGGCCAATACGATCAAGTTTGGTGCGTTATGGACAAGGACTCTTTCTCTGATGAGATCTTCAATGCTGCGCTCCAGCTTGCCAAGAACAACGACATTCAAGTGGCGTACTCCAACGAGGCATTCGAGTTGTGGTACTTGCTCCATTTCCATTACTACAACACCGGTATCACGCGGCAGCAGTACATTGATAAACTCGACGGGCTACTCGGGAGTCCGTATCGTAAGAATCGCCCAGATATGTACGATCTACTCACCACTCTTCAACGCGATGCCATTCGCAATGCGGAAAACCTTTTGGCAACCTACGTGCCATCACAACCTGCGCGCGACAACCCGTCTACGACTGTCCACCTTCTGGTACAGGAACTCAACAAGCACAGTGTTTAG